In Sebastes umbrosus isolate fSebUmb1 chromosome 7, fSebUmb1.pri, whole genome shotgun sequence, the sequence acatgttctagtagaaacacaaaatacaagtatgatcctgaaaataagcattatatgggacctttaagtgctAGTCATAGACtagcaaaataaatatatatactgtatattactctACATCCAAGGTGGTATGGTGGTGGGATCCATCTTGTGATAGCTAAGCTGTAAAGAAATAGAGGGACAATGTGAGAGCTCATGAGATGGTCATGGGATTATCTACATGATTAAATCAATAGGTTAACAAATTAAGTTGAAGTGACGATGGTCCAGACACATAACATATGTGGCAGTAGTAAAAGCTTTAAGCTCCGAGGCCCTGAGAAACCGGCTCCTAGTAAATGGCATCAACACTTAAACAGCAGGTgatgatattaaaaataaagacatgCTTACTCTTTTCTgtcaggtggtggtggtggtggaggggggttGACTAACTCTTGAAACTATAGACaataaactgtttttaactattttggatgttttttaagcagtttttgtgtgtaattataaaaattaaaagatGTGTTAatggaataaataataaacagtaaACATAATTCAACAAAATGGTTACAGTGTACGTGTTGTGAATGTGCAACACAATCTCACTCCCAgctcatcaaataccgctgcttggtcaTCGGacaccgacgcacggggtataAGTACCCCTCTTGctttacttttggacggaccggggacggcgtgttAATATACGCTTATTACATGCcaagtgtcctttcaaaataaactttgtttccacaggaagttaggtttaggcaacacaaccgcttagttagggttaagaaacggtcgtggttgacgttaacttcactgaatAGAGACTCATGTGACTAAATGGTGAAtcgacttgcatttatatagcgcttttctagtcttccgaccacccAAAGCTGTAGTGtagctttacactacatgtcagcattcacccatccacacatacattcatacactgatggcagaggccatgcaaggtgccaactttgcccatcaggatctaatctaaatattcattcacacaccgatggctcagccttcgggagcaatttggggttctgTGTCTTGCTCAAGAACACTTCGACATATGACCAGatgagccggggatcgaaccattGACCTTTCCGATTGGTggatgacctgctctaccctctgagccacagccaccccgactagtgactcacgtgactcgtGGAGTTGAcaatactaacgagtcacgtgactaacgactcacaggactgacaataccgatgagtcacgtgactaaagactgacgtgacttgacccatccaccacccctcccgccTGCCCTGAACAGACTCTCAAGCTATTAATACTTACaatggagttagttgaaagcccggtttgtcacatactgttgctaaagggtgcctccgtgcgtcggttttgGGTGctgaggggcacttaccaaacggcggtatttgacgagttgggaaaaTTGAAGTACTCACAATATGGCAAAAATTCTCTCAATCTGATGTTTCCATAAAACATTGTAATAACCCACAGTGGCCCAATACAGCCAgaaatattaaagggacagcTATGtcaacatacaatacaatacagttttagtgcatttcaagggaattgcaatggaattgcgttgctaggcaacagtttgggtacATGTTTatatcctgtcagctgatgtcattcacatacacactgcaacaggaataaactgggacacatttcgaatgtttacgtttaaaactgtgaaatggtctaaatattgcagatttgtgacatcacaaatggacagaaatctaacggcttgtttcaaatgcacaatttctgaatacgggctgtgtgggtttctccgtatattgagcgttttgatagtttaaaagtatttataaagctcttcaacctgctttataatataaaagacttgaaaatctcactttttacattatgggacctttaactgatTTTAGAATACGTCTTACAGTGTGTTTGTTGTCTAGTTTTACATGGTTGTGATACATTGTGCATTGTGTACATTGAATATTGTatagaaatacataaaaaagctATTGAAACTGTAAAACTTTGAtgataagttattattattgcagtTTTTTCAAGAAAATGTAGGAAAATGTTTTGATGAAATAATTTATTCATGATTAATCGAGGATTGATTTAATGCAGTATCAGTGTACAGTCACTGCAACATTGTGATGACCTGTTCAGCAAATATGGGAGTTCTGAGCAGGATTTTGCTAATTAACTTTAGCTAGCCAGGTATTAGCTCAAATTAGCTGGCGTCAACGGTCAATGTGATTGGACGATGGATCTGCCCAATAAAAAGTTTCTCGTGAGCTATAAAACCTGTCTGGTAAACTCCATTGTTGGCTGTAGTGAAAGCTGTTTGATTGAGCTCagagttatttttgtaaaatctgactacagctgctcatagtTGGTTATGATTTACAATATCTTGAATGACCTTTTGCAttaagaattgttttttttatcaacttcttttttgcatttttctttatcTTGATATTTTGTTGAATATGCCTTTGCAAAATGCTTCAATCAATGTAACAGAATTTATTATAGGTGGTTTTGACAAAACCAAAAGGCCTATGGTAGTTGGTGTGGTTATATTGATTACCTACGTTCTATCCATTCTAGCCAATATGTTCAACATCCTCTTCATTATTTATGACAAGAGATTACACAAACCAATGTATATTTTGATTTGCAACCTTGCTGTTGTTGATATAATGTACACCTCCAGTAGCAGTCCAATAATGATTCAGGTTTTAGTTGCTGGGGTTAATACTGTATCGTATGCGCCGTGCTTAgctttgatgtttgttttccacTTGGGAGTGGTGATGGAGATGTTTGCTTTATCGGCTATGGCATTTGATCGATTCATTGCTATTAGCTTTCCCCTTCGGTACCACAGTTATTTAACAAATGTTCGCACTTTTGTCCTTATACATATTCTGTGGATTGTTGCTTCTGGTTTTGTGGCTGTACTTCTTGCAGCTCTGCTTCCTCTCCCTCACTGCTACTCAAAGCTGAAGTACACTTTCTGTGAGTATGCTGCCAAAATGCGAACTACTTGTGTTGACAAAACGTACTATTTCAATCTGGCTTCCGTcatgttattttttctcatattttttactttcacttttatttgcCTATCATACTTTTCGATAATAGCTTTTGTGAAATTATCCTCAAATattgacaaaagaaaaatgggCACCACTTGCTTGAGTCACTTAATCGTAGTAATGGGCTATTACAGTCCAATATTTATCAGCAGTATCTTGACCAGGATAGGCTTGGTCTTAACTCTTGAGGCTCGCCATGGTTTAATGGTCGGGTCCATCCTCGGtccatgtcttttaaatccTTTGGTGTACTGTTTTCAGTCAAAAGAAATCAAATGTAAGATCTTTCAGGTATTCAAAAGATCTCGGTAGATTCTTGTGAACTGTGAATGACTATAAAGGTTGCATTCTTTTTATGGTCAAAGTATTATGCTAAAATGATTACATATATTCATGCATTTTCTAAACTGTTTGCCTGTTAACTGTTTTCGTCAATAAAATGTTTGCCATTGTAGGTGTTCTCAAAATgatatataacattttttatattctttactGTAATGGTGGTTTATATTATGATACTGTGAATATGTTCTAGAGTATGACACTGTAAGTGTGTTTTATATTACGATACTATActagtatactatatataacctCCTGCTATACACTATtcactaataattattttaaaaacaggtTTACTCTATTTAGTATAAGAATATTTTACTATAAACAATTTGATTTCATAAAAGAGGTATTAGTCTGAGTACAGTGAATAAAACAGGTATTTATTGTCAACACATTTGTACTAATTAAATCAATTTAAGACAGTggctttaaagaaataacattgtaGAATTTTATAACACTCACATGCGTCAACATGAGCACATGTGcatcatttaaaggtcccatattataaaaaagtgagattttcacgtttgttttattataaagcaggcttaagtcctatataaatactgtgaaagtatcggaACGCTCAATCCACAAGGAAATACggacagcccgtattcagaaactctgaatttgaaacaagctgtcaggatttctgtccatttgtgacgtcacaaatatacaatatttagacccttgacacaatttgaaacgtaaacattctaaatgtgtcccagtttattcctggttgcagtgtatgtgaatgacatcagctgacaggaagtacacatggacccaagctgttgcctagcaacacaattctgttgcaatttcgtcaaacagcgctaaaacagagcgtttaagacagagggtgaatgcaggcatattcaggccgacagtgtgaggaaaataaagagttttttgaacattacagcatgtaaacatgttctagtagaaacacaaaatacaagtatgatcctgaaaataagcattatatgtgacctttaagtGCTAGTCATAGACtagcaaaataaatatatatactgtatattactctACATCCAAGGTGGTATGGTGGTGGGATCCATCTTGTGATAGCTAAGCTGTAAAGAAATAGAGGGACAATGTGAGAGCTCATGAGATGGTCATGGGATTATCTACATGATTAAATCAATAGGTTAACAAATTAAGTTGAAGTGACGATGGTCCAGACACATAACATATGTGGCAGTAGTAAAAGCTTTAAGCTCCGAGGCCCTGAGAAACCGGCTCCTAATAAATGGCATCAACACTTAAACAGCAGGTgatgatattaaaaataaagacatgCTTACTCTTTTCTgtcaggtggtggtggtggtggaggggggttGACTAACTCTTGAAACTATAGACaataaactgtttttaactattttggatgttttttaagcagtttttgtgtgtaattataaaaattaaaagatGTGTTAatggaataaataataaacagtaaACATAATTCAACAAAATGGTTACAGTGTACGTGTTGTGAATGTGCAACACAATCTCACTCCCAgctcatcaaataccgctgcttggtcaTCGGacaccgacgcacggggtataAGTACCCCTCTTGctttacttttggacggaccggggacggcgtgttaatatacgcttgttacatgccaagtgtcctttcaaaataaactttgtttccacaggaagttaggtttaggcaacacaaccgcttagttagggttaagaaacggtcgtggttgacgttaacttcactgaatAGAGACTCATGTGACTAAATGGTGAAtcgacttgcatttatatagcgcttttctagtcttccgaccacccAAAGCTGTAGTGtagctttacactacatgtcaacattcacccatccacacatacattcatacactgatggcagaggccatgcaaggtgccaactttgcccatcaggatctaatctaaatactcattcacacactgatggctcagccttcgggagcaatttggggttctgTGTCTTGCTCAAGAACACTTCGACATATGACCAGatgagccggggatcgaaccattGACCTTTCCGATTGGTggatgacctgctctaccctctgagccacagccaccccgactagtgactcacgtgactcgtGGAGTTGAcaatactaacgagtcacgtgactaacgactcacaggactgacaataccgatgagtcacgtgactaaagactgacgtgacttgacccatccaccacccctcccgcccgccctgaACAGACTCTCAAGCTATTAATACTTACaatggagttagttgaaagcccggtttgtcacatactgttgctaaagggtgcctccgtgcgtcggttttgGGTGctgaggggcacttaccaaacggcggtatttgacgagttgggaaaaTTGAAGTACTCACAATATGGCAAAAATTCTCTCAATCTGATGTTTCCATAAAACATTGTAATAACCCACAGTGGCCCAATACAGCCAgaaatattaaagggacagcTATGtcaacatacaatacaatacagttttagtgcatttcaagggaattgcaatggaattgcgttgctaggcaacagtttgggtacATGTTTatatcctgtcagctgatgtcattcacatacacactgcaacaggaataaactgggacacatttcgaatgtttacgtttaaaactgtgaaatggtctaaatattgcagatttgtgacatcacaaatggacagaaatctaacggcttgtttcaaatgcacaatttctgaatacgggctgtgtgggtttctccgtatattgagcgttttgatagtttaaaagtatttataaagctcttaaacctgctttataatatgaaagacatgaaaatctcactttttacattatgggacctttaactgttTTTAGAATACGTCTTACAGCGTGTTTGTTGTCTAGTTTTACATGGTTGTGATACATTGTGCATTGTGTACATTGAATATTGTatagaaatacataaaaaaactaTTGAAACTGTAAAACTTTGAtgataagttattattattgcagtTTTTCAAGAAAATGTAGGAAAATGTTTTGATGAAATAATTTATTCATGATTAATCGAGGATTGATTAAATGTAGTATCAGTGTACAGTCACTGCAACATTGTGATGACCTGTTCAGCAAATATGGGAGTTCTGAGCAGGATTTTGCTAATTAACTTTAGCTAGCCAGGTATTAGCTCAAATTAGCTGGCGTCAATGTGATTGGACGATGGATCTGCCCAATGAAAAGTTTCTCGTGAGCTATAAAACCTGTCTGGTAAACTCCATTGTTGGCTGTAGTGAAAGCTGTTTGATTGAGCTCagagttatttttgtaaaatctgactacagctgctcatagtTGGTTATGATTTACAATATCTTGAATGACCTTTTGCAttaagaattgttttttttatcaacttcttttttgcatttttctttatcTTGATATTTTGTTGAATATGCCTTTGCAAAATGCTTCAATCAATGTAACAGAATTTATTATAGGTGGTTTTGACAAAACCAAAAGGCCTATGGTAGTTGGTGTGGTTATATTGATTACCTATGTTCTATCCATTCTAGCCAATATGTTCAACATCCTCTTCATTATTTATGACAAGAGATTACACAAACCAATGTATATTTTGATTTGCAACCTTGCTGTTGTTGATATAATGTACACCTCCAGTAGCAGTCCAATAATGATTCAGGTTTTAGTTGCTGGGGTTAATACTGTATCGTATGCGCCGTGCTTAgctttgatgtttgttttccacTTGGGAGGGGTGATGGAGATGTTTGCTTTATCGGCTATGGCATTTGATCGATTCATTGCTATTAGCTTTCCCCTTCGGTACCACAGTTATTTAACAAATGTTCGCACTTTTGTCCTTATACATATTCTGTGGATTGTTGCTTCTGGTTTTGTGGCTGTACTTCTTGCAGCTCTGCTTCCTCTCCCTCACTGCTACTCAAAGCTGAAGTACACTTTCTGTGAGTATGCTGCCATAATGCGAACTACTTGTGTTGACAAAACGTACTATTTCAATCTGGCTTCCGTcatgttattttttctcatattttttactttcacttttatttgcCTGTCATACTTTTCGATAATAGTTTTTGTGAAATTATCCTCAAATattgacaaaagaaaaatgggCACCACTTGCTTGAGTCACTTAATCGTAGTAATGGGCTATTACGGTCCAACATTTATCAGCAGTGTCTTGACCAGGATAGGCTTGGTATTAACTCTTGAGGCTCGCCATGGTTTAATGGTCGGGTCCATCCTCGGtccatgtcttttaaatccTTTGGTGTACTGTTTTCAGACAAAAGAAATCAAATGTAAGATCTTTCAGGTATTCAAAAGATCTCGGTAGATTCTTGTGAACTGTGAATGACTATAAAGGTTGCATTCTTTTTATGGTCAAAGTATTATGCTAAAATGATTACATATATTCATGCATTTTCTAAACTGTTTGCCTGTTAACTGTTTTCGTCAATAAAATGTTTGCCATTGTAGGTGTTCTCAAAATgatatataacattttttatattctttactGTAATGGTGGTTTATATTATGATACTGTGAATATGTTCTAGAGTATGACACTAAGTGTGTTTTATATTACGATACTATActagtatactatatataacctCCTGCTATACACTATtcactaataattattttaaaaacaggtTTACTCTATTTAGTATAAGAATATTTTACTATAAACAATTTGATTTCATAAAAGAGGTATTAGTCTGAGTACAGTGAATAAAACAGGTATTTATTGTCAACACATTTGTACTAATTAAATCAATTTAAGACAGTggctttaaagaaataacattgtaGAATTTTATAACACTCACATGCGTCAACATGAGCACATGTGcatcatttaaaggtcccatattataaaaaagtgagattttcacgtttgttttattataaagcaggcttaagtcctatataaatactgtgaaagtatcggaACGCTCAATCCACAAGGAAATACggacagcccgtattcagaaactctgaatttgaaacaagctgtcaggatttctgtccatttgtgatgtcacaaatatacaatatttagacccttgacacaatttgaaacgtaaacattctaaatgtgtcccagtttattcctggttgcagtgtatgtgaatgacatcagctgacaggaagtacacatggacccaagctgttgcctagcaacacaattctgttgcaatttcgtcaaacagcgctaaaacagagcgtttaagacagagggtgaatgcaggcatattcaggccgacagtgtgaggaaaataaagagttttttgaacattacagcatgtaaacatgttctagtagaaacacaaaatacaagtatgatcctgaaaataagcattatatgggacctttaagtgctAGTCATAGACtagcaaaataaatatatatactgtatattactctACATCCAAGGTGGTATGGTGGTGGGATCCATCTTGTGATAGCTAAGCTGTAAAGAAATAGAGGGACAATGTGAGAGCTCATGAGATGGTCATGGGATTATCTACATGATTAAATCAATAGGTTAACAAATTAAGTTGAAGTGACGATGGTCCAGACACATAACATATGTGGCAGTAGTAAAAGCTTTAAGCTCCGAGGCCCTGAGAAACCAGCTCCTAATAAATGGCATCAACACTTAAACAGCAGATgatgatattaaaaataaagacatgCTTACTCTTTTCTgtcaggtggtggtggtggtggaggggggttGACTAACTCTTGAAACTATAGACaataaactgtttttaactattttggatgttttttaagcagtttttgtgtgtaattataaaaattaaaagatGTGTTAATGGaataaataataacagtaaaCATAATTCAACAAAATGGTTACAGTGTACGTGTTGTGAATGTGCAACACAATCTCACTCCCAgctcatcaaataccgctgcttggtcaTCGGacaccgacgcacggggtataAGTACCCCTCTTGctttacttttggacggaccggggacggcgtgttaatatacgcttgttacatgccaagtgtcctttcaaaataaactttgtttccacaggaagttaggtttaggcaacacaaccgcttagttagggttaagaaacggtcgtggttgacgttaacttcactgaatAGAGACTCATGTGACTAAATGGTGAATcgatttgcatttatatagcgcttttctagtcttccgaccacccAAAGCTGTAGTGtagctttacactacatgtcagcattcacccatccacacatacattcatacactgatggcagaggccattcaaggtgccaactttgcccatcaggatctaatctaaatattcattcacacaccgatggctcagccttcgggagcaatttggggttctgTGTCTTGCTCAAGAACACTTCGACATATGACCAGatgagccggggatcgaaccattGACCTTTCCGATTGGTggatgacctgctctaccctctgagccacagccaccccgactagtgactcacgtgactcgtGGAGTTGAcaatactaacgagtcacgtgactaacgactcacaggactgacaataccgatgagtcacgtgactaaagactgacgtgacttgacccatccaccacccctcccgcccgccctgaACAGACTCTCAAGCTATTAATACTTACaatggagttagttgaaagcccggtttgtcacatactgttgctaaagggtgcctccgtgcgtcggttttgGGTGctgaggggcacttaccaaacggcggtatttgacgagttgggaaaaTTGAAGTACTCACAATATGGCAAAAATTCTCTCAATCTGATGTTTCCATAAAACATTGTAATAACCCACAGTGGCCCAATACAGCCAgaaatattaaagggacagcTATGtcaacatacaatacaatatagttttagtgcatttcaagggaattgcaatggaattgcgttgctaggcaacagtttgggtacATGTTTatatcctgtcagctgatgtcattcacatacacactgcaacaggaataaactgggacacatttcgaATGTTCACGTTtataactgtgaaatggtctaaatattgcagatttgtgacatcacaaatggacagaaatctaacggcttgtttcaaatgcacaatttctgaatacgggctgtgtgggtttctccgtatattgagcgttttgatagtttaaaagtatttataaagctcttcaacctgctttataatataaaagacttgaaaatctcactttttacattatgggacctttaactgatTTTAGAATACGTCTTACAGCGTGTTTGTTGTCTAGTTTTACATGGTTGTGATACATTGTGCATTGTGTACATTGAATATTGTAtagaaatacattaaaaaaactattGAAACTGTAAAACTTTGATGATAAGTTTTTATTATTGCAGATTTGCaagaaaatgtaagaaaatgttTTGATGAAATCATTTATTCATGATTAATCGAGGATTGATTAAATGTAGTATCAGTGTACAGTCACTGCAACATTGTGATGAGCTGTTCAGCAAATATGGGAGTTCTGAGCAAGATTTTGCTAATTAACTTAAACTGGCCAGATACTAGCTCAAATTAGCTGGCGTCAATGTGATTGGACGATGGATCTGCCCAATGAAAAGTTTCTCGTGAGCTATAAAACCTGTCTGGTAAACTCCATTGTTGGCTGTAGTGAAAGCTGTTTGATTGAGCTCagagttatttttgtaaaatctgactacagctgctcatagtTGGTTATGATTTACAATATCTTGAATGACCTTTTGCAttaagaattgttttttttatcaacttcttttttgcatttttctttatcTTGATATTTTGTTGAATATGCCTTTGCAAAATGCTTCAATCAATGTAACAGAATTTATTATAGGTGGTTTTGACAAAACCAAAAGGCCTATGGTAGTTGGTGTGGTTATATTGATTACCTATGTTCTATCCATTCTAGCCAATATGTTCAACATCCTCTTCATTATTTATGACCAGAGATTACACAAACCAATGTATATTTTGATTTGCAACCTTGCTGTTGTTGATATAATGTACACCTCCAGTAGCAGTCCAATAATGATTCAGGTTTTAGTTGCTGGGGTTAATACTGTATCGTATGCGCCGTGCTTAGTtctgatgtttgttttccacTTGGGAGCGGTGATGGAGATGTTTGCTTTATCGGCTATGGCATTTGATCGATTCATTGCTATTAGCTTTCCCCTTCGGTACCACAGTTATTTAACAAATGTTCGCACTTTTGTCCTTATACATATTCTGTGGATTGTTGCTTGTGGTTTTGTGGCTGTACTTCCTGCAACTCTGCTTCCTCTCCCTCACTGCTACTCAAAGCTGAAGTACACTTTCTGTGAGTATGCTGCCATAATGCGAACTACTTGTGTTGACAAAACGTACTATTTCAATCTGGTTTCCGtcatattattttttctcatattctttactttcacttttatttgcCTGTCATACTTTTCGATAATAGCTTTTGTGAAATTATCCTCAAATattgacaaaagaaaaatgggCACTACTTGCTTGAGTCACTTAATCGTAGTAATGGGCTATTACAGTCCAATATTTACCAACAGTGTCTTGACCAGGATAGGCTTGGTAGTAACTCTTGAGGCTCGCCATGGTTTACAGATAGGGGCCATCCTCGGtccatgtcttttaaatccTTTGGTGTACTGTTTTCAGACAAAAGAAATCAAATGTAAGATCTTTCAGGTATTCAAAAGATCTCGGTAGATTCTTTTAAACTGTGAATGACTACAAAGATTGCATTCTTTTTATGGTCAAAGTATTATGCTAAAATGATTACATATATTCATGCATTTTCTAAACTGTTTGCCTGTTAACTGTTTTCGTCAATAAAATGTTTGCCATTGTAGGTGTTCAGAGAATGATATATAACATTATACGAATGTTTGGCATAGCATGTCACACTGTTAGTCCTGACAGCTGCTggtaaaatggaaaaaaaactgtgataaTTTCTGAGCACATTATCATCACAGCGTATATAGGAGAGGAAAGacagttttataataataataataatttgactAAATCCCCAATTAATTTCACTCTTGCAGGTATGGCACATTAAATGTAACTTTATCTGTTAAAGTTAATGTCGTCATTTATGCCTCATTCATTCACCAAAGCTTACATTATTTGacaaaatgtatgtgcacagTTAGACTTCTCATTGTATTTTTATGGTAATTGACAGGCAACACTGTCGCTAGTAAATTTCCGCAATTACCTGTTAACAGTACCTTTACTGTTATGATGTTTTACAGTAAAACAGCTTTACCGTGTGTGTGCTTCAGTATAACTGCTCTATTGTAATGGTGGTTTATAGTAGGACACTGTGAATATGTTCTAGTCTAGAATGTGACACTGTAAGTGTGTTTTATATTACGATGctatactattatactatatataacctCCTGCTATACACTATTTCCTAATAATTATTATTGAAAGTTTAAAAACAGGTTTACTCTATTTAGTATAAGAATATTTTACTATGAACAATTTGATTTCATAAAAGAGGTATTAGTCTGAGTACCGTGAATAAAACAGGTATTTATTGTCAACACATTCGTACTAATTAAATCAATTTAAGACAGTGGCTTTAAAGAAGTAACATTGTAGAATTTTATAACACTCACATGCGTCAACATGAGCACATGTGCATCATTTAGGTGCTAGTCATAAActagcaaaaaaaatatatatgtaaatatacatactgtatattactctACATCCAAGGTGGTATGGTGGTGGGATCCATCTTGTGATAGCTAAACTGTAAAGAAATAGAGGGACAATGTGAGAGCTCATGAGATGGTCATGGGATTATCTACATGATTAAATCAATAGGTTAACAAATTAAGTTGAAGTGACGATGGTCCAGACACATAACATATGTGGCAGTAGTAAAAGCTTTAAGCTCCGAGGCCCTGAGAAACCGGCTCCTAATAAATGGCATCAACACTTAAACAGCAGATgatgatattaaaaataaagacatgCTTA encodes:
- the LOC119491521 gene encoding olfactory receptor 13G1-like, yielding MTFCIKNCFFYQLLFCIFLYLDILLNMPLQNASINVTEFIIGGFDKTKRPMVVGVVILITYVLSILANMFNILFIIYDKRLHKPMYILICNLAVVDIMYTSSSSPIMIQVLVAGVNTVSYAPCLALMFVFHLGGVMEMFALSAMAFDRFIAISFPLRYHSYLTNVRTFVLIHILWIVASGFVAVLLAALLPLPHCYSKLKYTFCEYAAIMRTTCVDKTYYFNLASVMLFFLIFFTFTFICLSYFSIIVFVKLSSNIDKRKMGTTCLSHLIVVMGYYGPTFISSVLTRIGLVLTLEARHGLMVGSILGPCLLNPLVYCFQTKEIKCKIFQVFKRSR
- the LOC119491522 gene encoding putative olfactory receptor 2B3; the protein is MTFCIKNCFFYQLLFCIFLYLDILLNMPLQNASINVTEFIIGGFDKTKRPMVVGVVILITYVLSILANMFNILFIIYDQRLHKPMYILICNLAVVDIMYTSTFVKLSSNIDKRKMGTTCLSHLIVVMGYYSPIFTNSVLTRIGLVVVVVEGG